The Sulfolobus acidocaldarius DSM 639 genome has a window encoding:
- a CDS encoding NAD(P)-dependent alcohol dehydrogenase produces MKAMLLHKFGEPLRLEDMDVPKVGVGQVLVKVDYAGVCHTDLSVRSGAIFNRISSSKPTLPLVIGHEIAGEVVELGGNVEGFKKSDKVLIDPWIGDGSCHYCKIGEDQYCDNPKWLGINVNGGYGEYVLVPDYRYMFKLRNLSTSTASPLACSGVTAYRALRLANLDPSKSVMIIGAGGGLGSIAVQIAKAIHGSFIIGVDVSEEGLKLATNLGADYVTSKVDEEEVRKITTGRGVDAIIDFVGSEFTTSNYYTLLAKLGRYVKVGTYGGGLPHDAGLRLHSMGWQFIGTLTGNRKDFLEVLELAENGKIKPMITKVLSLEEANDALDNLEKGKVSGRQVLKVT; encoded by the coding sequence ATGAAAGCAATGCTATTACATAAATTCGGTGAGCCCTTACGCTTGGAAGATATGGATGTCCCTAAAGTCGGTGTAGGACAAGTGTTAGTGAAGGTGGACTACGCCGGTGTGTGCCACACTGACCTATCTGTAAGGTCAGGTGCGATATTTAACAGAATAAGCTCAAGTAAACCCACTCTACCATTAGTTATTGGTCATGAGATCGCAGGAGAGGTAGTAGAACTAGGAGGCAACGTAGAGGGCTTCAAGAAAAGTGATAAAGTACTTATAGATCCATGGATAGGTGATGGGTCCTGTCATTATTGCAAAATAGGTGAAGACCAATACTGCGATAATCCTAAGTGGTTAGGGATAAACGTTAACGGGGGCTATGGTGAATACGTGTTAGTCCCAGACTACAGGTATATGTTTAAGCTCAGAAACCTGTCAACTTCAACAGCCTCACCTTTAGCCTGTTCAGGTGTTACAGCGTATAGGGCTTTAAGGTTAGCTAATTTAGATCCCTCAAAGAGTGTGATGATCATAGGAGCAGGGGGAGGTCTAGGGAGCATTGCGGTACAAATAGCCAAGGCTATTCACGGAAGCTTTATAATAGGAGTGGATGTAAGTGAAGAGGGTCTAAAGTTAGCCACGAATTTGGGGGCAGACTACGTCACCAGCAAGGTGGACGAGGAGGAGGTGAGAAAGATAACTACTGGCAGGGGAGTAGATGCAATAATAGACTTCGTGGGCTCAGAGTTTACCACGAGTAACTACTACACTTTATTGGCTAAGTTAGGGAGATACGTGAAAGTTGGAACCTATGGCGGTGGACTTCCTCATGATGCCGGTCTGAGACTTCACTCCATGGGTTGGCAATTCATAGGGACTCTTACAGGTAACAGGAAAGATTTCTTGGAGGTACTGGAATTAGCAGAGAACGGTAAGATAAAGCCCATGATAACAAAGGTCTTAAGCCTGGAGGAGGCTAACGACGCCTTAGACAACCTTGAAAAGGGAAAAGTCAGTGGTCGGCAGGTACTTAAGGTCACCTAG
- a CDS encoding MFS transporter: MKKEEKFTSNHFKWTLATFFTWTFDLYDLFTILLVAPYISSLFFPSSITFLSIAATYAGFATSLIMRPVGATVFGSRVSDKVGRKRAIFYGLIGLVITSTLQGALPTYQVVGVIAPILLLAVRLIQGVFIGGITAGSHVIGPESVPERYRGIVGGLGFSAAGVAYLIAAGWFFLTTILYPGSSYLVWGWRVMFFGGLLSLAVLGFVNYLVPESEVWTKIKKRGSVVKSPLKEIFSKYRYQLGVALLLSIGWGASFYVTDGILPTFLSSVNKLAKTEIAIVMIIGSIGMSIGPLIGGEISQIIGRKITSLIGAIIVLAVVGPLFLSLGSLKSGDLNQIILHSFAILFLVDIGGGMLMTYLNEIYPASVRGTGVGFTWNTGFAIGGTIPTIISLAVASAGLSAFPSIMFYTLIVVSVIILVGTVLTKETKGTISKEEYEIQKETL, from the coding sequence ATGAAAAAAGAAGAAAAATTTACTTCAAATCATTTTAAATGGACTTTAGCAACCTTTTTCACCTGGACATTCGACTTATATGACCTGTTCACTATCCTACTTGTTGCACCTTATATCTCTTCCCTGTTTTTCCCTTCAAGTATCACTTTCTTGTCTATAGCGGCAACATATGCGGGGTTTGCCACCTCATTGATCATGAGACCTGTAGGTGCTACAGTCTTTGGGTCTAGGGTATCGGACAAGGTAGGTAGAAAGAGGGCTATTTTTTACGGTCTAATAGGTCTTGTGATAACTTCCACATTACAGGGCGCATTACCGACTTATCAAGTAGTAGGAGTGATAGCACCAATATTACTGTTAGCAGTGAGACTGATTCAAGGGGTGTTCATAGGAGGCATAACTGCAGGTAGTCATGTGATAGGACCTGAGTCTGTCCCAGAGAGGTATAGAGGGATTGTAGGTGGACTAGGGTTTTCAGCTGCTGGAGTGGCATACCTCATAGCAGCTGGCTGGTTTTTCCTGACAACCATACTCTACCCTGGAAGTTCCTATCTGGTATGGGGATGGAGAGTGATGTTCTTTGGCGGGCTACTGAGCTTAGCTGTACTTGGATTTGTAAACTATTTAGTCCCTGAGTCTGAGGTTTGGACTAAAATTAAAAAGAGAGGGTCAGTGGTGAAGTCTCCCCTCAAGGAGATATTTTCGAAATACAGGTATCAGTTAGGCGTTGCACTGCTACTTTCAATTGGCTGGGGTGCAAGTTTTTACGTTACTGATGGTATACTACCTACGTTTTTAAGTAGTGTCAATAAATTAGCCAAGACTGAAATAGCAATAGTAATGATAATAGGGTCAATTGGGATGTCGATAGGACCATTAATAGGAGGGGAGATATCCCAGATAATAGGGAGGAAGATAACGTCATTAATAGGTGCAATTATTGTACTAGCAGTAGTTGGACCTCTCTTTCTCTCCCTGGGTTCACTAAAATCCGGTGACCTTAATCAGATAATTCTTCACTCTTTTGCAATCCTGTTCTTAGTCGATATAGGAGGAGGGATGCTAATGACTTACCTAAATGAGATATATCCAGCTAGCGTGAGGGGAACAGGGGTTGGCTTCACGTGGAATACTGGGTTTGCAATAGGAGGGACAATCCCAACCATAATCAGCCTAGCAGTAGCTTCAGCAGGTCTCTCTGCTTTTCCCTCTATAATGTTCTACACCTTAATAGTGGTCTCTGTAATAATATTAGTGGGTACAGTACTCACGAAGGAGACTAAGGGTACCATATCAAAGGAGGAGTATGAGATTCAGAAGGAGACTTTATAG
- a CDS encoding aromatic ring-hydroxylating dioxygenase subunit alpha, whose product MESENFMLNADLDLGIPLKAMNDQGIFNEEIERIFSNNWIFLGFVDEVLNPGDFVVRRIGLNSVIVVRGEDGRIRAFFNACRHMGTELCEAEYGRASTFTCPYHGWTYNNMGRLVGVPVKDIAYKRFKLSDVSLYEIKIDTYENLIFGNLGSSTQSLSDYLGETKWYLDIFFKASGGMKIVGKPIKFIADFDWKSGASNFAEDRLHTITTHRSVVELGYASPISRFGYVTPGLSEITACYLNDSLGRPVGAFGMRFPPEESIPGFFGFYGDHFREHSKPEGVSEEQYKVFQRVSHWVGTIFPNLSFFTAADQTDKSGKPNSPVSLIRLWQPIGPGKTEVWTWVVVPRVLPDEIAKRVYEVTTSHFGPSGVAEMDDTAIWRRISKSASGNLARRISQLIIGGLDSVSDLPVLRDWRGPGLVRPTQFHEDGPRTFWKRWLMEMGYEVKW is encoded by the coding sequence ATGGAGTCTGAAAATTTCATGTTAAACGCTGACCTTGACTTAGGCATACCATTGAAGGCAATGAATGACCAGGGCATATTTAACGAGGAAATAGAGAGGATATTTTCAAACAACTGGATCTTCTTGGGTTTTGTGGATGAAGTTTTAAACCCTGGAGACTTTGTGGTGAGGAGAATAGGCTTAAACTCGGTAATCGTAGTAAGGGGAGAGGACGGTAGGATAAGAGCCTTTTTCAACGCCTGTAGGCATATGGGAACCGAGTTATGTGAAGCTGAGTATGGAAGGGCTAGTACATTTACCTGTCCCTATCATGGATGGACGTATAATAATATGGGGAGGCTTGTAGGTGTCCCCGTAAAGGATATAGCTTATAAGAGGTTTAAACTCAGCGATGTCTCCCTGTATGAGATCAAGATAGACACGTACGAGAACCTCATTTTTGGGAATTTAGGATCTTCAACTCAGTCCTTATCAGATTACCTGGGTGAAACAAAGTGGTATCTGGACATCTTCTTTAAGGCAAGCGGAGGTATGAAAATTGTAGGAAAGCCAATCAAGTTCATTGCAGACTTTGACTGGAAGTCAGGGGCGTCTAATTTCGCAGAGGACAGGCTACATACGATTACCACACACAGGTCTGTTGTGGAGTTGGGATACGCTAGCCCCATTTCCAGGTTCGGGTATGTGACTCCAGGTCTAAGTGAAATAACTGCCTGTTATCTGAATGACAGTTTAGGAAGACCAGTTGGGGCATTCGGAATGCGATTCCCACCTGAAGAAAGTATACCAGGTTTCTTTGGCTTTTATGGAGATCACTTCAGGGAGCATTCGAAACCAGAAGGTGTGTCAGAGGAACAATATAAGGTATTTCAGAGGGTGTCTCATTGGGTCGGTACCATATTCCCTAACTTGAGTTTCTTCACTGCTGCAGATCAGACCGACAAGTCTGGTAAACCTAATTCTCCCGTTAGCCTCATTAGGTTATGGCAACCTATAGGTCCTGGTAAGACTGAAGTGTGGACATGGGTGGTAGTACCGAGAGTGCTACCAGATGAAATAGCAAAGAGAGTATATGAAGTCACAACGAGCCACTTTGGTCCATCTGGAGTTGCAGAAATGGATGACACTGCCATATGGAGGAGGATATCTAAGTCAGCCTCAGGGAATTTGGCAAGGAGAATAAGCCAGCTAATTATAGGCGGGTTAGATTCTGTCTCAGATCTACCAGTTCTAAGGGACTGGCGTGGTCCAGGTTTAGTCAGACCAACTCAATTCCACGAAGATGGTCCAAGGACCTTTTGGAAAAGGTGGTTAATGGAAATGGGGTATGAGGTAAAATGGTGA
- a CDS encoding aromatic-ring-hydroxylating dioxygenase subunit beta — protein sequence MVNVAMVDPQVYINLCEFLYHEAEILDNEMYREWLEMLGDDFEYLITYVQPEKGAKLKYTEDSFLMKANKQKLSEMVKRLYHPSGWALQDSLSRFRRIVGNVRVKEALNNTVRVRSNIALFRIEMNEGSQSVITGEREDLLSLSGEIRLRKRVVVLDSPSLLTYNLYFPI from the coding sequence ATGGTGAACGTTGCCATGGTGGATCCACAGGTTTACATAAACTTATGCGAATTCCTCTACCACGAGGCTGAAATTTTGGACAACGAGATGTATAGGGAATGGTTAGAGATGCTTGGAGATGATTTTGAGTACCTTATAACTTATGTCCAGCCTGAAAAGGGAGCTAAACTTAAGTATACGGAAGACTCCTTCCTCATGAAGGCTAATAAGCAGAAACTGAGTGAGATGGTTAAGCGTCTATATCACCCATCAGGGTGGGCTCTTCAGGATTCCCTCAGCAGATTTAGGAGGATAGTGGGAAACGTAAGGGTTAAGGAGGCTTTAAACAACACTGTGAGGGTGAGGAGTAATATAGCCTTATTTAGGATAGAAATGAATGAAGGGAGCCAGAGTGTGATCACAGGAGAAAGAGAGGACTTACTATCCCTAAGTGGTGAAATAAGGCTAAGGAAGAGGGTTGTTGTGTTAGATTCACCATCTCTTTTAACTTACAACCTGTATTTTCCAATATGA
- a CDS encoding helix-turn-helix domain-containing protein translates to MATFTKYPLKFLRLSLIHENCWSRYYEVPEIANILNLTPYPERNILKVSLLMSEKGYRDIMNLKSRGKVKDIFNIYKWRNRFYVDLVRDYDNSIYSIINRNNGILISTLKYDGKEIWNLLVYEYKVNRLIKEFQEFAEIVKVNIEDDIPTENLTSRELKVLTTALDLGYFDYPRKIKSKELSEILGISEPTFVFHLRNAERKIVSNFIKKLGKNMLSEP, encoded by the coding sequence ATGGCGACATTCACAAAATACCCCCTGAAGTTCCTTAGACTTAGTCTTATACACGAGAACTGTTGGAGCAGGTATTATGAGGTACCTGAGATCGCTAACATACTGAATTTGACACCCTACCCTGAGAGGAATATTCTAAAGGTCTCCCTGCTGATGTCTGAGAAGGGATATAGGGACATAATGAATCTGAAGTCCAGGGGCAAGGTAAAGGATATTTTCAACATATATAAATGGAGAAACAGGTTTTACGTAGACCTAGTCAGAGATTATGACAACTCCATTTACTCTATCATAAACAGGAACAATGGAATACTCATAAGTACACTGAAGTATGATGGCAAAGAGATATGGAACCTCCTGGTTTATGAGTATAAGGTCAACAGGCTCATTAAGGAGTTCCAGGAGTTTGCCGAAATAGTCAAGGTGAACATTGAGGACGACATACCCACAGAAAACCTCACCAGTAGAGAATTAAAAGTGTTGACAACAGCCCTAGATTTAGGTTACTTCGACTACCCCAGGAAGATAAAGTCAAAGGAGTTATCGGAGATCCTGGGTATTTCAGAGCCCACTTTCGTCTTTCACCTCAGGAACGCAGAGAGAAAGATTGTAAGTAATTTCATTAAAAAGCTGGGAAAGAACATGTTGTCTGAACCTTAG
- a CDS encoding acetyl-CoA synthetase has protein sequence MVEVIRDKKIVVEPNLTNYDEIYRNFNWDNARKTLNFVGKGNVSKLVMDLNADGKDKSGLIWISEKGDIKSYTFHDLEVKASSFGAVLKDSGVKPGDRVVVMSKRVPSLYFSLLAIGMIGAVIVPIYSTFGEEAIRYRVENSGSKVAIVHESLADKFRNISGIKILKTSEEGIVNEQNVHNTSYVERSINDPTLILYTSGTTGRPKGIWHSQDIMTFYYFSGKYHFDMHAQDKFWHTGDPAWVAGFAGVWTAWLNSIPIVSYEGKFDAESWYSNIERVKVTLMSTAPTAIRLLKKEGVELARKFDLSSIRFIHAGGEYVDPDIIRWSMEVFGVPIHDGYGQTETATYVIANYVSMPIKIGSMGKPLPGVKALVVDENGNPLPPNTKGILALDPDFPAMAKGIWNDEERWKNSFKNGYYLTGDMGYIDEDGYFWYLGRADDIIKVSGYRISPVEIESVIMTHPAVAESAVIGVEDPIRGFRIKAYIVLKKDYSPSDELKNEIINHVRVKLGAHVVPREVEIVKELPHTLSGKTMRRVLRAIESGSQLGDVSTLENPETVKKE, from the coding sequence ATGGTTGAAGTAATAAGGGACAAGAAGATAGTAGTGGAACCAAATCTTACAAATTACGACGAAATATACAGGAATTTTAACTGGGATAACGCTAGAAAGACGCTGAACTTTGTGGGAAAGGGAAATGTCTCAAAGCTTGTTATGGATCTAAATGCTGATGGTAAAGACAAGAGTGGGTTGATATGGATCAGTGAGAAGGGAGATATCAAGAGTTATACATTCCATGACCTTGAAGTGAAAGCTTCAAGTTTTGGGGCTGTCTTGAAGGACTCAGGTGTAAAACCTGGGGACAGGGTGGTTGTAATGTCCAAAAGAGTACCATCGCTATATTTTTCCCTCTTGGCTATTGGCATGATTGGGGCAGTCATAGTCCCCATATATTCCACGTTCGGTGAGGAGGCAATTAGGTATAGGGTTGAGAACAGTGGCTCTAAGGTGGCAATTGTACATGAATCACTTGCTGATAAGTTTAGGAACATCTCAGGGATAAAGATCTTAAAAACGTCAGAGGAGGGGATAGTGAACGAACAGAATGTGCATAACACGTCGTATGTTGAGAGGTCAATAAATGATCCCACGTTGATATTGTACACTTCAGGGACAACTGGGAGACCAAAGGGAATATGGCACTCACAGGACATCATGACCTTCTATTACTTCTCTGGTAAATACCACTTTGACATGCATGCACAGGATAAGTTTTGGCACACAGGAGATCCTGCATGGGTCGCCGGGTTTGCAGGGGTGTGGACAGCATGGCTAAACAGCATTCCAATAGTGTCTTACGAGGGAAAATTTGACGCAGAGTCCTGGTACTCTAACATAGAGAGGGTGAAGGTCACTCTAATGTCCACTGCACCGACCGCGATTAGACTACTGAAAAAGGAGGGTGTTGAGCTCGCCAGAAAATTCGATCTCTCTTCAATCAGATTCATACACGCAGGAGGGGAGTATGTTGACCCTGACATAATAAGGTGGAGTATGGAGGTCTTTGGGGTACCAATTCATGACGGATATGGTCAGACTGAAACTGCAACTTACGTCATTGCAAACTACGTTTCGATGCCCATTAAGATAGGGTCAATGGGTAAACCGCTTCCAGGTGTAAAGGCACTTGTAGTGGACGAAAATGGTAATCCCCTACCGCCTAACACCAAGGGAATACTGGCATTAGATCCTGACTTTCCGGCTATGGCTAAAGGTATATGGAACGATGAGGAGAGGTGGAAAAACAGTTTCAAGAACGGGTATTACTTGACTGGTGATATGGGCTATATAGACGAAGACGGCTACTTCTGGTACCTTGGAAGGGCTGACGACATAATAAAGGTTTCAGGGTACAGGATCAGTCCAGTTGAAATTGAAAGCGTTATAATGACACACCCAGCAGTCGCAGAGTCAGCTGTCATAGGAGTTGAGGACCCAATAAGGGGATTCAGAATAAAGGCATATATCGTGCTTAAGAAGGACTATTCCCCGTCAGATGAGTTGAAGAACGAGATAATCAACCACGTGAGAGTAAAGCTAGGAGCCCACGTTGTTCCTAGGGAGGTGGAGATTGTGAAAGAGTTGCCACATACTCTGAGTGGTAAGACCATGAGGAGGGTTTTGAGGGCAATCGAGAGTGGTTCACAACTGGGAGATGTAAGTACACTTGAGAACCCAGAGACGGTAAAGAAGGAATGA
- a CDS encoding enoyl-CoA hydratase/isomerase family protein — protein MIKVELDKENRIGKVLIDRQEKMNAITVSMRREIGERILELEKSPDVRVIIVRGLGGKAFSSGGDVSEFLSLTPETLIDWGEDLSSSERITKPVIASIDGYTFGAGLELALSCDIRIATPRSEFGLPEIRLGMVPASGGITRLVKVLGLSRATYMLMLGKRIDSQLAYQWGIVHEIVDAEKLDERTYEVAKELAGLSPLALKALKKVLHEIADSPMYVGYDIERKTFGLLKYSGDFKEGVEAFLNKRKPKFDGK, from the coding sequence ATGATTAAGGTGGAGTTGGATAAAGAGAATAGGATAGGTAAGGTACTAATTGATAGACAGGAGAAAATGAACGCCATAACTGTGAGTATGAGGAGAGAGATAGGAGAGAGAATACTAGAGCTAGAGAAGTCACCAGACGTGAGAGTAATTATTGTGAGAGGGCTGGGAGGAAAGGCTTTCAGTTCTGGTGGTGACGTTAGCGAGTTCCTCTCCCTCACTCCAGAAACTCTAATTGACTGGGGGGAAGACCTTTCAAGCTCAGAGAGGATAACTAAGCCTGTAATAGCCTCTATTGATGGCTATACATTTGGTGCTGGTTTAGAACTGGCATTATCATGTGATATAAGGATTGCAACACCAAGAAGTGAGTTCGGACTACCAGAGATAAGACTGGGCATGGTGCCTGCAAGTGGGGGAATAACAAGACTGGTTAAAGTACTAGGGCTCTCTAGGGCTACGTATATGCTCATGTTAGGGAAGAGGATCGATTCTCAGTTAGCCTATCAGTGGGGTATAGTCCACGAGATAGTAGATGCAGAGAAGTTAGACGAAAGGACGTATGAAGTTGCTAAGGAATTAGCCGGTCTTTCACCTCTAGCCTTAAAGGCACTGAAGAAAGTGTTACACGAGATAGCTGACTCACCAATGTATGTTGGGTATGATATCGAGAGAAAAACCTTCGGATTGTTGAAGTACAGTGGAGATTTCAAAGAAGGGGTAGAGGCGTTCCTGAATAAGAGGAAGCCAAAGTTTGACGGTAAATAG